The sequence AAACGATTCGATTTATAGCTAGGGACTAGGGGCTAGGGGCTAGGGTAAGAAAGCTTTATTATCAAGGGTTTCAGGAATTAAGAATGCCTTGACCGCCTTGGCGGTTGCTATAATTATCAATTTAGTTTCTAGAACCCGAAATTTATTCCGTCCAATCTTCAATAACTAGACCCGGAATTAGCGAGAAATCCCGCTTGTTACGGGTCACCATTACCGCATTCACCGAAAGGGCAATTGCGGCAATTCGTAAATCTTTCTGGAGCCTTTTTTTATTAAGTTGCTTATTTTCTTTCAGCAGACGCTCATAACAATTGTAAGCCTCAGCATCAAAATTCAGTATCCTAACCTCATTAAAATATTCCAAATTTGTCCATAATTTGGTGTAAAGTCTCACTAAATCTGTAGATTCAGAAGCACCGTTAATTTTAACAATCCATCCGTTAAAAATTTCCTGCACTGTAACAACTGTAATAGCTAAGTTCGGAAAGACTTTATCTACCTTATAAGTTACAACCTTGTTTCCTTGGAGTAGATGGGAAACATGATCTGTA comes from Argonema galeatum A003/A1 and encodes:
- a CDS encoding type II toxin-antitoxin system VapC family toxin, which encodes MTIWILDTDHVSHLLQGNKVVTYKVDKVFPNLAITVVTVQEIFNGWIVKINGASESTDLVRLYTKLWTNLEYFNEVRILNFDAEAYNCYERLLKENKQLNKKRLQKDLRIAAIALSVNAVMVTRNKRDFSLIPGLVIEDWTE